The Amblyomma americanum isolate KBUSLIRL-KWMA chromosome 11, ASM5285725v1, whole genome shotgun sequence genome includes the window TTAGAATTGTCTTCCAAGCCGCTCAAGTTATATACGGTCATGCCAGTATCTTTTTGTGCCTTCATCTTTACTGCAATATTATGCGAAAAAGTCCACCTTTCGATCTTCAACCATAGTTTAGGGCGCAGACACACCTGAAAACTGCTTCCATTTTTTCACATACTGACATCATATACTGTGGTGCCCTCATGTGGACAAAGTACTCTGTGCCTTGAAATACAAATATTTGAATAGAGGTTTGCCGAGGCCGGCTTGATTTCTATGATCTTGCTGCAGTCTCCACTCCCCAGCAAAAAACCGAGGAGAAATATATGCTCTTCGGCTTCTCCAAAAGTGGGTTTCAGCTTCACGGGTCTTTCCGTGCAATAAATTAGCACATTTATTTCAACGCGAGAGAGTTGAGGGccctgtgtcgcagaaaaaccggtgtcgtccgcgttggccgtgagcgaaaaattccagaAGCATaagacctctttcttctttcactaccttctttatcccttcccttacggcgcggttaaggtgtccaacgatatatgagacagatactgcgccatttcctttccccgaaaaaccagttattattaatattattattattattattattattattattattattattattatttcctttccttaaaataattttattttcattttccttgccttacggctcggtacgggtgtccaccaagatatgtttcctttccttaaattgtccgggcaaggcgtcgcgccgcacgtacgatggcgttccgtggattccttggcaacgctgcaacacgctgtcgcgtcctgctcttaaagacgaagcttaagcgtcctccaattttttcagtCTCTGGTGAAGATGCATCGGTGCCGACAGACGCTGACCGAGGTAGAGGTCCGCTACTTCCTGCGCCAGCTCCTCCTCGCCTGCGAGTACCTGGTGCAGGAGCGGGTCATTCACGGAGACCTGAAGCCCGGAAACCTGCTCCTCACCGAGGACTTGCAGCTCAAAGTGGCCGACTTTGGGCTTGCCTCCCGCGTCAATTACGAGGGGGAGCTCAAGAAGTCGACCTGCGGCACACCCAACTACGTCGCCCCAGAGATCTTGAAAAACAAGGGCCACAGCTACGAAGCAGACATCTGGTCCGTCGGATGCATCATGTGAGTCTCACCTGACTGCGCAGAAATTTTTTGAACTGGCTGCCATGTTAATGCTTACAACAACAGCTCGGTGACTGTTGTAAAGGTATACCAGTCCGCATTTGCACTAAGGGGACAGTCTACTGTCGAAAATGTGAATATAAATGTTGACACAATTTTTCCTGTCTGGTGACAATAACGAGGAAAGTACTCATAACCTCGGAATTTATTTATATTATTGCGATTGCTTTAAAGGCCTAGTTTTCCAGAAAACCAGATGTTGGCGATGTCGCCATCGCCCTTCTGGGCGGAAAATCACGAGCGTGGCTCtgacaggtgctgcccaggagGCAGGTGTCACCCATGACacgcgtgaccttgcggcgtcatcacaaccagcccaccggATAGTTAGCAAACTGGCCACCATGTCAGACCTTCGTTATAAACGGGAATAAACTCGTtacgatatcgcgtcatacccttaaggcggtgtTGAAGCGCCCCTCCAATTTTTCAATTTGCCGGAGCAAGTTGGGCCAGGGTTGAAGATTGCACTGGGTGGTGTTCAAACTTAGAAGCTGTGCTGGCCGTCAGGCTACTTCGCTTGAAATAGATTTGAGTTTTACGAATGAACGGAGCGCCATTTAAACGGTCAAATTAATTCGGGGAAACTTGAGGCGCCATGACTTCATCCTCTTGGAACTAGTCTCCACTTCCTGCACAGTTGAGCTGTACTTTTTCATCTTAAAAAGTTCGGAAAGTTTCAAATCACAAGACACAGAAAGTGGCGCTGCAACTGGGGGAAAAAACACGGGTGTATCTGAATATATCATTACTTTTTTATTGACTGGTTTTCAAACCATCCAGTGCTTTAATTTATAGTTGCAATAAAATTCATGTTTCAGTTAATGGGACCGTCATTATTGTAATTGTGAAAATTAGCGCAAACGACTCGAGACGCAAAAGTTGGAAGAAGGCACCACTATATAGCGATTCCTTTCTCCTGCTAAAACTCTAGACGAGCCTAAACTTTGCTTTTCAATACTCACCGTTGTTTCTAAATTCCTTCAGCTGTCGCCCCTATACGTTTCAAATACTTCTGCCATGGCATGAAGCCGGGTATACATTAACCAGGGCGAGGAGTTTTCGGTTGCCGCAGAGAGAATGCCATCTATGAAATTCGATACAGTGTCTCTTTATAAGCTGAAATATAGCTCATCCGCATCAAGCTCAAAGTCGGGTACTTACGTGCATAAAGAGTGTCCTTTGCCCGCACCGACATTAATTAACAATTAGTGAGTATTATACGATAGGGTACTTATGTGGCAGAGGGGTTTATGGAGGTGAAACGTAGAGGCTCACCAAAAGGATTCAGCTTCAGTTAAGGACaaccgttaagagaccggaagcgcgcagagtgggtgagggaacaaacgcgtgtttatgacgtcctagtcgaaatcaagaggaagaaatgggctcgggcagggcatgtaatgcgaaggcaagataaccgctggtccttaaagggtaacggagtggattccaagagaaggcagtcgtagcagagggcggcagaaggttaggtgggcggatgagattatgaagtttgcggggacacagtggccgcagatggcacaagacagggttaactggtgagacatgagagaggccttcggcctgcagtgggcgcagtcggtctgatgatgattgtgatgatTCGATAGTTGCCTCCCACAGTGGCTGTGCATGCACTCCTATAGCTGTAACGTGCTCACATGGTATCCGCGCAGACAAAAGTGCGGTTTGCCGCGAACATTGCGAGGCTGTCCTTCGCAGGTACAAGCTGCTGTTGCGGTGCCCCCCTTTCAAGGCGTCGTCGAGGAAGGAGACCTGCGCCCGAATCAGGAGGAACGAGTACCATATCCCCTCGAGTGTGTCTTCTGACGCAAGCGCCCTCATCCGGTGGATGCTCCATCCGGAGCCAGCAAAGCGGCCGAGCGtcgaggccatcatgcaccatgATTTCATGACCAGGGGTGGGCTTCATTCCCGAATCACTGATAAGCCTCAGTGCGCTGCACTGCCGCCATGGTTCattttctcttttgttttgttcAAATTTATCACCTGCGGTGCGCGCACTTAtcactttctatttttttaatgctAGATGCTACCAGAGGCCGGTCCTGATTGCATGCAGCAGTTTCTGCGATGTCCTAAATCGCCGTCGCTTTCAGGCCCCTTATCTCCAATGTTCAGTGTCACCTTTAAAAATAAGAATGATTGATCGGGAGGGGCACTGCAATCTCGATGACCACAGAGTATGCATCCTGATATCAGCGCCGCTGAGTGGTTTTCTTCGTGGGCGCATGTTTGCTGAGCAGACTGAGTTGTTAGTCAGCCTTTATGAATGTGATTGCATTTAGGCTGCCGTCATCCACTTTCCCGCTTCTCCTCTACGAAACTCACTGATTGGTCGATACCCTGATGGCGTCATCAGAGCAATGTAACCCCAATTGATTAATCAGAGAAGCCCGCCAAGTTTGAACTTAATCACGAAATTCTCTTATTGATCGAGAGAGGTCACGCCACCTGTCCACCGCGGAAGGTGGCAGCCTGCCCaacagattgtgagcaaactgcccgtgcACCGTTGCCAAATGCGATGCAGtggccacctgcccaccgtgacgCTGCAccgtggcagtggcgcatcgcttcaggCCGATTCACACGGCGGTCCGACGTTCGCCCGAGGGCCGTCCATCACGTgtttatgcgccactaaaaactggcctgcctTCCGATGACTTCAAGCGGAGGCGACgggccaaaagagcagacgacgcgctgagtgtaccactgttgccagattattttaaagtgtttggaaacgctggtcaaactggtttttcctcccgacccatgactgcgattgaatggtgaaGGTGCGGAcatttgtccaattcctcaaagGCCTGGGCCGTTTTGCTGGTCGAGTCGATCGCTTTGCCAttgtagcgaacgcagtgcagcttgtcaaacaGCGTGCCTGGTTTAGTCTACTTAGCGAAGTGTGGCAGCCGAAAtattggcaagagcggtggttgccagagctagcgtgcgcgtcttcgcgggccgccgctaattcccgcgagaggaaaggcaccggaacttctttggttgtccagtccgcgggccaaCAGGAAGCCTCTCAATTtagtgacgcacgaacacgtgatgagtgggccgcgggcgaacggtccgtcgtgtgaatcggcctttacccgctgcaccactgcgccagtaggggCAGGAGGattccccgcgatctatgaagaATGCAGTTGAGagcgtgacgtcatcaacacccCGCGACCACCAGTGGATCAATTATAGGGCACCCCCGAAGTTCAAAAAGGGGGTATCACTAAAATCTTGAAGTTGGACCACTTCCCAACATCCCTAAGGACCCCCAGAATATTTGGAAGCCaaccccagaaaatggattagGTGGAATAGTTGGTCGGATTAGTATATTATCGTGATAATCCAATGTATGGCACTCGAACATTCTAAAATGTGATTACTTATGCACATCATATAAGAGCAATGAAATCCGTTTCAACCGGAGTTTTCTcgggaaaatcgcaagaacaAGATTACACTAATTGTAGACACCACAGCAGGCAGCCTAAATGCTATCATTTTCTTCTTGAAGAATGTGGTCAAGAAAGCCCCCAAGTTTTTCTTCTGTGTGCGTGCAGCAACTTTGTTCGTGTTGTCGCCACTGTTACGTGATAATATTGTTACGCCGAGTTGTTGGAGGAATAAGAGGAGAGAAGCGCGCGCAGACTGATCGGGCTCtggagctttgtttaatttcatgaggcgcaacaaggtgattctaccggctgccaacattgaatccctcgttcagaccgctgctgacatcgcaaaggccttagaggatattgcgtgtggcctagagcttcgctttacaccTGCtgtaccttctcctactatattcacatgtaCCTGAAGTGATTTCGCTTAGGTCTCTATGCtaagctgtcgcaaattgttctgagCTTATCCATAGCGGCTCcaggccccgataaggtcacttcatctataatcataattttgttcaatgaatctcctgcagacctgttggctatAATTAatcattctattaaaggtccttggataccacatgagtggcgtcttgctgaaatagttccattgcttaaaaagcaagggaaaggcttaactttagacaatctacgccctatttcgttaacatcgaacctagtgaaattggtggaaagggtccttctcagccgtgtcatgtcattcatttcaggaaATGctctattgaatccatgtcaaattggatTTAGGCCAGGTTGTTCAATTTG containing:
- the LOC144109693 gene encoding serine/threonine-protein kinase PLK1-like, with product MMAYLEEEINIHRTLHHKHVVAFHDHFEDDDYVYIILELCTRQSLVKMHRCRQTLTEVEVRYFLRQLLLACEYLVQERVIHGDLKPGNLLLTEDLQLKVADFGLASRVNYEGELKKSTCGTPNYVAPEILKNKGHSYEADIWSVGCIMYKLLLRCPPFKASSRKETCARIRRNEYHIPSSVSSDASALIRWMLHPEPAKRPSVEAIMHHDFMTRGLLPARLPVSCLTTKPDLDALNSGLDATDRKPLWEKNENRAAPACGCNSSPPTKLPTC